From the Leptospira barantonii genome, the window AATCCCTTCACTGCAATCCGTATATGATCAAAAACGGAGAAAGCACCATTCTGATCGATCCGGGATCGATTCCGGACTTCCCGGTCGTCGCAAGAAAGATATTCTCACTTGTAGCGCCGGATTCCATCGAAACGATCATCTTACAACACCAGGATCCGGATCTTTGCGCCAACGTTCCCATCTTCGAGGACCTGCGAGGTGATACTCAAGTGCAGTTGATCGCGGAAACCAGAACCGTATATCTCATCAAACACTACGGAGTGAAAGGAAGTGTGGTTCGTATCGGCGATAGCCTCACCGATTTTGAAACTCCGAGCGGAAGAAAACTTCAGTTTATCAGTACTCCGTTCGCACATTCTCCCGGAGCGATGATTACATACGACGTTAAGTCCAAGGTTTTATTTACCAGCGACATTCTCGGGGGATTGGGGAATGAATGGTCCCTCTATCACGACGCGAGGGCTTTAGACAATATGAAGGCGTTTATGCAAGCCTACATTCCGTCCAATCTTGCGTTGCGTTATGCGCTCCTTCGTATCCAGAGTTTTGACGCGGAGGTTATCGCACCCCAACACGGACAGATCATCCGTAAGGAGCAACTTCCCGCGATCATAGACGAACTTTGGAATCTTCCCTGCGGTTTGGATCTGATCAAAGACGATATGATTCAGAAGGCTCGTAAAGGAGATCTGCGTTGAACGAGCTGGCTGAATTTGCAAAGAGTATCGCGATCGGAAGCCCCGAGGATATAATCCGAAGAGAAGAGGATTACTATCGCGCTTTGAGTCGAATCGTCCGTTACCGCAACAAGGAAACGTTAACGAGAGAGATGATGAATCACTTGGTCAACAGCGATCGAAACCGGATTCTCGAAGAGAAAAAGAAGGCCGACGTTCTTTTACAAAATATTCTTCCCGAATACATGATCGAAGAATTGAAACTCAAAGGGAAGGTAAGACCGATCCAACACGAGAACGCGGTCGTGATTCTTACCGACTTCGTAGGTTTCTCGGATATCAGTCGTTATATGAGTCCGAACGAACTTCTTAAGGAACTTTCGATTTACTTCGACGAGTTTGAAAGGATCTGCACCAAACATAGAATCGAAAAAGTAAAGACGATCGGGGATGCGTTCCTCGCCGTGGGCGGACTTGGAGGTTACAAAAGAACGGCCAAACTCGATTCCATTCTTGCTTCTTTGGAAATGATGGAATACACGGAAAGAAAAAAGAAAGAAAAGATCCAAGAAGGAGACGACGCTTGGGGACTCAGAATCGCGATTCATTCGGGCACTTTGATCGCCGGAGTTGTCGGTCACACTAAGATTGCATTCGACATCTGGGGACATACCGTGAACCTCGCTTCTCGGATTGAAAACATAAGCGAACCCGGAAAGATCACCGTGTCCAAGTCCGTTTACAACGACGTTCGAGATTACTTCGACTGCGCGTATATCGGAATGAAGGAACTCAAAGGTGTGGGGAGTCACGATCTTTATACGATCGATTCCATCAAAAAGAATTTGGGAAATCCTGTGTCTTCACAAATTCCGGGTGAGAATTTTAGAAAACTGTATAAGGCTTTGGAGCAGGGGAAACATATCATGTTCTCCGATGGGAAATATCATATTTCCAATCCTGCAAAATCCGGAAACGAACGCGCCGTTCTTACGAGAGAATGATTCGTTTCTAAGGATGAACGCGGCTTTTGCCGTCTGGAGCCGCGCGGATTTCGAGTGAAAATTGAGATCCGCGGACAAAACAGGATTTACCTTCCTTGCCTGTGTCATTCCATGTAAAGAAATCGCATTTCTTTACGACTGTGGAATCCAAAACAAACTCCATCGACACAAAACTCATTGTGGAACTCAGAAAGAATCTTCTTTCCTGGTTTCATAAAAACAAAAGAGAACTTCCGTTTCGAATCAACAAAAACGCGTATCGAATTTGGGTGAGCGAAATCATGCTTCAACAAACTCGGGTTGCGGCCATGCTTCCGATCTATGAAACATTCTTAAAACGATTTCCCGATCCTCAAACCTTACAAGAAGCTTCGGAAGAAGAGGTGATGAAATATTGGAAGGGGCTCGGTTATTATTCGAGGGCGCGCAACTTAAGAAAAGGCGCGGCGGTGATCGTAGACAAACACAAGGGACTTTTTCCGAAAGAATACGAAGACGCTTTGTCGATTCCGGGTGTGGGAAGTTATACGGCTTCGGCGGTTTTATCGATCGCATACGGAAGACAACACGCGGTCTTGGACGGAAACGTTAAGCGCGTTTTATCCCGATTGTTTTTAATTACATCCGACCCTCTTGCAAGTTCGACCAATCAAGTCCTCGGAAACTTGGCGCAAGAATTCTTAACGCCGGATTCACCCGGAGATCACAACGAAGCCATGATGGAACTCGGAGCCTTGGTTTGTGTTCCCGTTCCGAATTGTTCTTCTTGTCCGCTTTCCAATCACTGCGAGGCGCGTATCGCAGGAAAGGAAAAAGAAATTCCGGCGCCAAAGTCGGTGGAGAATTGGGTCGCGCTCGATCTCAACTTTTTATTTTTGAAATCGCCTAACGGTGTATTGGTGGTAAAGTATCCGAGCCGAAGATTTTTTAAAACCATCTATTCTTTGCCGTTTCGACTGGAAGGAAAACATCCGTATGAAAAGGACGAATGGGTGGAAGAATTGTTCGAAGATCCTTTGCTTAGGGAGAATTCTTTGCGAACCAGACATTCGATCACGAACCATAAGATTCAATTGAAATACAGCGAACTGGAAACGACGAACGCAAACAGGATCGAAAAAATTCTTCAAAAAAGAAAGGATGTCGAATTCAAGTGGGTCGAAGAATCCGATCTCAAGGAAGAATTTCCGTCGTCCATTTCGGGCAAACTGATCCAACTGAAGAATAAAAATAAAAAACAACCGGAACTTCCGGTAGGAAAGCAATGAAAATCAGGTCCACCTCCGAATTCGTAAAAGAATTACAAATACAAAAAGAATTACTCGTAATCGAAGAGGAAGTCGATCCGGTTTTGGAACTCGCCGAAATTCAAAGACGGGTAGTCGCGAAACGCGGACCGGCCGTTCTTTTTAAAAACGTAAAGGGTTCTCGTTTTTCGGTCGCGACGAACCTCTACGGTTCCGAAAGAAGAATGAAAATCGCTTTCGGGGAAGACCCGATTCGGTTCGTGCAAAAAATCGCATATACGATCCAACACTTTCTTCCTCCGACCCCGTCCAAAATTTGGGACTTAAGAACGATCGCGTTTCAGGCTCTCAGGGTAGGACTGAAAAAAGTCAAAACCGCTCCGGTTCTCGAACATACATTAGAATCTTTGCATGAACTTCCAACGATCAAATCCTGGCCCAAGGACGGAGGAAATTTCGTAACCTTACCCTTGGTATATACGGAAAGTCCTAAAACCGGAAAGGGAAACCTGGGAATGTATCGGATTCAGATCCACGGACCGATGGAAACCGGGATGCATATTCAAATCCACAGAGGTGGCGGAAACCATTATTACGAAGCCGAAAAGGAAGGAAATTCTCTTCCGGTTCATATCTATGCCGGAGGTCCTCCCGGGCTTACGATCGCGGCGGTCGCACCTTTGCCCGAAGAGATCAGCGAACTGATTCTCGCCTCTTTATTGTTAGGTGAGAAGCTCGGAGTCAAAAGGGATAAAAATATTTCTTTTCTTCCGATCGTAGCCGACGCGGACTTTCTCATACAAGGAATCATTCCTCCCAAAATTCGAAAACCGGAAGGGCCGTTCGGAGATCATTACGGCTATTATGCATTGAAACACGACTATCCGGTCGTACAAGTAAACAACATCTATCATCGTAAGGATGCGATCTGGCCCGCCACCGTGGTAGGTCGTCCTCCGCAAGAGGATCATTGGATTGCGGAATATTTACAGGACCTTTTATCGCCGATGTTCCCGGTAGTTATGCCCGCGGTCAAAGGCGTTTGGGCTTACGAAGAATCGGGAGTCCATTCTCTCGCCGCCGCGGTGGTGAAGGAACGATATCAGGGAGAAGCGTTTACGGGAGCGCTCCGTATATTGGGTGAAGGACAACTTTCCCTCACAAAGGTTCTTCTTGTTACGGATCAAAACGTGGAACTCAAGAACTTTAGAGAAACGTTTATTAGTGTTTTGGAAAGAATGAATCCGGTTACGGATCTTCATATTTTCGCCAATATTTCCCAGGACACGTTAGACTACACTGGACCGGAAGTGAACAAGGGTAGTAAGGCAGTTTTCCTAGGATCGGGCAAAAAGAAAAACGATCTCAAGACCCGTTTTCAGGGGAAACTTACGAATTCTTCCTTTAAAGATCCGAAGGTTCCATATCCGGGAGTTTTGGTAGTATCGGGTCCGAAGTATAAAATCAAGGACGGGGTTCCCGCAAAACTTCTCAAAGAAAAATCGATCCGGGACTTTTTGTTCGTATTTATCGTGGACGACTCCGAAGACGCAACCAAA encodes:
- a CDS encoding adenylate/guanylate cyclase domain-containing protein, which codes for MNELAEFAKSIAIGSPEDIIRREEDYYRALSRIVRYRNKETLTREMMNHLVNSDRNRILEEKKKADVLLQNILPEYMIEELKLKGKVRPIQHENAVVILTDFVGFSDISRYMSPNELLKELSIYFDEFERICTKHRIEKVKTIGDAFLAVGGLGGYKRTAKLDSILASLEMMEYTERKKKEKIQEGDDAWGLRIAIHSGTLIAGVVGHTKIAFDIWGHTVNLASRIENISEPGKITVSKSVYNDVRDYFDCAYIGMKELKGVGSHDLYTIDSIKKNLGNPVSSQIPGENFRKLYKALEQGKHIMFSDGKYHISNPAKSGNERAVLTRE
- a CDS encoding MBL fold metallo-hydrolase; translated protein: MSAELAQANNHKNVQRELTLEIDTNYAVEIAEDVYWIGFYDERESLHCNPYMIKNGESTILIDPGSIPDFPVVARKIFSLVAPDSIETIILQHQDPDLCANVPIFEDLRGDTQVQLIAETRTVYLIKHYGVKGSVVRIGDSLTDFETPSGRKLQFISTPFAHSPGAMITYDVKSKVLFTSDILGGLGNEWSLYHDARALDNMKAFMQAYIPSNLALRYALLRIQSFDAEVIAPQHGQIIRKEQLPAIIDELWNLPCGLDLIKDDMIQKARKGDLR
- a CDS encoding UbiD family decarboxylase, with the translated sequence MKIRSTSEFVKELQIQKELLVIEEEVDPVLELAEIQRRVVAKRGPAVLFKNVKGSRFSVATNLYGSERRMKIAFGEDPIRFVQKIAYTIQHFLPPTPSKIWDLRTIAFQALRVGLKKVKTAPVLEHTLESLHELPTIKSWPKDGGNFVTLPLVYTESPKTGKGNLGMYRIQIHGPMETGMHIQIHRGGGNHYYEAEKEGNSLPVHIYAGGPPGLTIAAVAPLPEEISELILASLLLGEKLGVKRDKNISFLPIVADADFLIQGIIPPKIRKPEGPFGDHYGYYALKHDYPVVQVNNIYHRKDAIWPATVVGRPPQEDHWIAEYLQDLLSPMFPVVMPAVKGVWAYEESGVHSLAAAVVKERYQGEAFTGALRILGEGQLSLTKVLLVTDQNVELKNFRETFISVLERMNPVTDLHIFANISQDTLDYTGPEVNKGSKAVFLGSGKKKNDLKTRFQGKLTNSSFKDPKVPYPGVLVVSGPKYKIKDGVPAKLLKEKSIRDFLFVFIVDDSEDATKSDHDFIWSIFTRFEPAGDIYADTKLIRNHPALYPPVVIDCRMKTWYPSLTEADAKTIRKVDDRFGRLIDSL
- the mutY gene encoding A/G-specific adenine glycosylase — translated: MESKTNSIDTKLIVELRKNLLSWFHKNKRELPFRINKNAYRIWVSEIMLQQTRVAAMLPIYETFLKRFPDPQTLQEASEEEVMKYWKGLGYYSRARNLRKGAAVIVDKHKGLFPKEYEDALSIPGVGSYTASAVLSIAYGRQHAVLDGNVKRVLSRLFLITSDPLASSTNQVLGNLAQEFLTPDSPGDHNEAMMELGALVCVPVPNCSSCPLSNHCEARIAGKEKEIPAPKSVENWVALDLNFLFLKSPNGVLVVKYPSRRFFKTIYSLPFRLEGKHPYEKDEWVEELFEDPLLRENSLRTRHSITNHKIQLKYSELETTNANRIEKILQKRKDVEFKWVEESDLKEEFPSSISGKLIQLKNKNKKQPELPVGKQ